From the genome of Leptotrichia sp. oral taxon 847:
TTGTTTCTTACGTCGTCTAACCAAAATTTTACTGATAAAAATGTTGCTCTATAACCTTCCTCAACATCATCAGGAATTTCAAAATCCGCTTCTTCTCCAAATTCTGTTACGCCATAAATATCAATAACCGCCTTTATATCGCTATTTTCAGATAAATTTTCCCCTTTGTCAAAATCCCTAGTTCCATTTGTCGCACCAGCCATTGCCACTAGATAACCTCCAGCCGATTCGCCCATTATAGCTATTCTTTCCTTATCTATGCCATACTCATCAGCATTTGCCTTCAAAAATCTTACTGCCGCCTTCACATCTTCCACGCTTTGTGAAAACACTCCATCAGGAATAGTTCTATATTCTATACTCGCAACCACATAACCCGCCTTTGCAATTTCCAATCTTTGCTGCAAATAGTTTTCCTTGTAGCTATGTGCAAATGAACCACCTGGAACAAATAGAACTGCTGGATATTTCTCAGCCTTATACGGTTTCAAAATATCCATTTCCAATTTAATTTTTTTCCCAAAATAGCTGACTGGCTGAGAATAAGTAATATTTACCATTGATTTTATCTTTTCCTGTGTCAGCTCAATATTTAAAATTTTACTTTCACAATCATTTTCCATTTCAACATTTCTCCTTCGTAAAACACACATTAATCCAATATTTCAATAGCTCCTCTATCCGCAGAAGACACGTGCATAGCATATTTTTTTAAATATCCTTTAACTTGAAGTTTAAATGGTTCCAATTTAGCTTTTCTCGCTTCAATTTCTTCATCTGAAATTTTAATATTTATTGTTCTGTTTGGAATATCAATTTCAACAGTATCTCCATCTTGAATTATCGCAATATTTCCACCCGAAGCTGCTTCTGGCGAAACGTGTCCAATCGAAGCACCTCTTGTCGCTCCTGAAAATCTTCCATCAGTAATTAAAGCAACATCTTTATCCAATCCCATTCCAGCAATCATAGCTGTTGGCGATAACATTTCTCTCATTCCAGGTCCACCTTTTGGTCCTTCATATCTGATAACCACAACATCTCCTGCTACAATTTTTCCACCTGTAATAGCTTCGACAGCTTCTTCTTCACTGTTAAATACTTTCGCTGGTCCTGTATGCTGTAGCATTTCTGGATCTACCGCTCCTTCTTTAACAACGCATCCATCTGGTGCCAAGTTTCCTTTTAATACAGCGATTCCTCCAGTCTTATACGCTGGTTTATCCCAAGGTTTTATTACATCTTCATCATTGATGAATGCATCTTTTGCCAATTCTCCTTGTGTTTGCAATGCTACAGTTTTTGCATCTCCATGTAATCTTTCATTTTCAAGTAATCTCTTCATAACTCCAGTAACTCCACCCGCTCTATACAAGTCTTCAATAAAGTATTCTCCAGATGGCGATAATTTACAAATTTGACGAGTTTTTTGCGCAATTTCATTAAAGTCACTTAAAGTCAAGTCAATTCCAGCTTCATGAGCAATCGCAGGTAAATGCAGAGCTGTATTAGAAGATCCTCCAAGTGCCATATCCACTGCAACTGCATTTTCAAACGCTTCTCTTGTCAAAATATCGCTTGGTCTTAAATCTTTTTTTAAAACTTCCATAATTTGTATTCCTGCTTTTTTAGCAAGTCTTGCTCTTTCTGAAAATACTGCTGGAACAGTTCCGTTTCCAGGAAGTCCCATTCCAAGTGCTTCTGTCAAACAATTCATAGTATTTGCCGTATACATTCCAGAACATGATCCACAAGTAGGACAAGCCATTTCTTCGACTGAATTTAACTCTCTTTTAGTAATTTGCCCAGTATTGTAAGCTCCAACCGCTTCAAATACATTACTAAGTCCAATTTTCTTACCTTTATAAACTCCCGCAAGCATTGCTCCTCCACTTACAAATATTGAAGGAATATTCAATCTTGCCGCCGCAATCAACATTCCAGGCACTACTTTATCACAGCTTGGCATAAATACAATCGCATCAAACGGAGTAGCCATAGTAACCGCCTCAATCGAATCTGCAATTATATTTCTTGTAACCAACGAATATTTCATCCCAATATGATTCATCGCAAGTCCATCACAAATCCCAATAGTATTAAATTCCATCGGAACTCCTCCAGCCATTCTAATTCCATCTTTCACCGATTGCACCAAGTTTTTCAAATGAACATGTCCTGGTATAATTTCATTAAATGAGTTTGCAATCCCAATTATTGGTTTTTCCATTTCTTCACTTATAAAGCCTAATCCTTTTAACAACGATCTATGTGGCGCTCTTGCTGCACCTTCTGTTAAATTGTTACTTCTTTTTTTCCCTTGCATTGATTTTCACTCTCCTAGTTTTGTTTCTTTGTTTTGTTTCTTTTAAAATCATAGATTTTCCATTTTGTCTATTTTACCACATTTTTTATATTTTTTTTATCTTTTTTTAAACTAAAAAGGCAGCTCTAAAGAGAACTACCTTAAAAGTCTAGTATTCACAAACATTTACAAAATTTCAAATCTAAATAATTTCATTTCTGAATTGAATTAAATTATTATTGTTTAATCCTATATCCCATTACAGAGTTTTTATGAAAATTATTATAAGAAACTTTCAAGGCACAATATTCTACATTTTGTACAACTTTAATTTCAAAAATTTCTAAAACCAGTAATAATGATAAGACTAGAATCAATAATAACATAATTTTCCTCCAATTTATTAAATTTATTAAAATTTTAACAGAAACTATTTTATTTATTTCACACAGCTATTATAACAAACTTCACATACTTTGTAAAATATATAATATATATTTAACTATTACTCTCATATATATTTTAATATACA
Proteins encoded in this window:
- a CDS encoding alpha/beta hydrolase, which gives rise to MENDCESKILNIELTQEKIKSMVNITYSQPVSYFGKKIKLEMDILKPYKAEKYPAVLFVPGGSFAHSYKENYLQQRLEIAKAGYVVASIEYRTIPDGVFSQSVEDVKAAVRFLKANADEYGIDKERIAIMGESAGGYLVAMAGATNGTRDFDKGENLSENSDIKAVIDIYGVTEFGEEADFEIPDDVEEGYRATFLSVKFWLDDVRNNIEITNPIPHISSKTPPFLLMHGDKDTLVPPVQTEKLHKALIERGIESTRYVIKGAGHSDEYWFQPEIIKIIIEFLDKKLKNKNF
- the ilvD gene encoding dihydroxy-acid dehydratase, which translates into the protein MQGKKRSNNLTEGAARAPHRSLLKGLGFISEEMEKPIIGIANSFNEIIPGHVHLKNLVQSVKDGIRMAGGVPMEFNTIGICDGLAMNHIGMKYSLVTRNIIADSIEAVTMATPFDAIVFMPSCDKVVPGMLIAAARLNIPSIFVSGGAMLAGVYKGKKIGLSNVFEAVGAYNTGQITKRELNSVEEMACPTCGSCSGMYTANTMNCLTEALGMGLPGNGTVPAVFSERARLAKKAGIQIMEVLKKDLRPSDILTREAFENAVAVDMALGGSSNTALHLPAIAHEAGIDLTLSDFNEIAQKTRQICKLSPSGEYFIEDLYRAGGVTGVMKRLLENERLHGDAKTVALQTQGELAKDAFINDEDVIKPWDKPAYKTGGIAVLKGNLAPDGCVVKEGAVDPEMLQHTGPAKVFNSEEEAVEAITGGKIVAGDVVVIRYEGPKGGPGMREMLSPTAMIAGMGLDKDVALITDGRFSGATRGASIGHVSPEAASGGNIAIIQDGDTVEIDIPNRTINIKISDEEIEARKAKLEPFKLQVKGYLKKYAMHVSSADRGAIEILD